The following proteins are encoded in a genomic region of Sneathiella marina:
- a CDS encoding M56 family metallopeptidase: MTPDTVLNVFIDVNILLLVACLVWTTALVIFPLIGLKSTFRTQLFLLNGSIGAIILCPIFVYLFSEWTSQNSLNLSDLVVANYLNGNFQVDAEQLESALGFREEMVREVVSLKSFAAQILVGTFSIISAVLFSRLLYQGYRLWTQLKDSYLLKRIGNIYILVSDEISIPYSTRDLTRRYIVIPEEMLTRQLDLKIAITHELQHFRQKDIEWEFFLEVLKPLLFWNPVYYVWCAQVRRLREYACDQIIVNRSPYGIRAYCECLLRTSRSQSKSKRSNRIRLPSVALVDKCDSDKSKRSLLRKRILMMTNAHENKGSNLVSVFASISVFGIVFTTSVLMQNPKDWSHDRLMLSTIINLERMNTINNVAR, encoded by the coding sequence ATGACACCTGATACCGTTCTTAATGTATTCATTGACGTCAATATACTTCTATTGGTGGCCTGTTTAGTATGGACTACAGCATTGGTAATATTTCCACTCATTGGATTGAAAAGTACTTTTAGAACGCAGCTGTTTCTTCTTAATGGTAGCATTGGCGCCATCATTTTATGCCCGATTTTCGTCTATTTGTTTAGCGAATGGACATCGCAAAATTCACTGAACTTATCTGATCTTGTTGTAGCAAATTACCTTAACGGAAATTTTCAGGTGGATGCTGAACAATTGGAATCAGCGCTTGGATTTCGGGAAGAAATGGTGAGAGAGGTAGTAAGTCTAAAATCTTTCGCCGCACAAATTCTGGTCGGAACATTTTCTATCATTTCGGCAGTGTTATTTTCGCGACTGCTATATCAAGGTTATCGACTTTGGACGCAGCTTAAAGATAGCTATTTATTAAAACGTATAGGCAATATTTATATTTTAGTGAGTGATGAGATATCTATTCCTTACTCTACACGTGATTTGACACGCCGTTATATTGTAATTCCTGAGGAAATGTTGACGCGTCAGCTTGACCTCAAAATTGCCATCACACACGAATTACAGCATTTTCGACAAAAAGATATCGAATGGGAATTTTTCCTGGAAGTATTGAAACCGCTGTTATTTTGGAATCCCGTTTATTATGTATGGTGCGCCCAAGTGCGGCGATTGCGTGAATATGCATGCGACCAGATTATAGTCAATCGCTCGCCTTATGGCATTAGGGCCTATTGTGAATGCCTTTTGAGAACAAGCCGTTCACAATCCAAATCAAAACGTAGCAATCGTATTCGATTGCCGTCTGTTGCGCTTGTCGATAAGTGTGATTCAGATAAATCGAAAAGAAGCCTTTTGCGCAAACGTATTTTGATGATGACGAATGCGCACGAAAATAAAGGTTCAAATTTAGTATCCGTGTTTGCTTCAATATCAGTTTTCGGAATTGTATTCACGACATCCGTTCTAATGCAAAACCCGAAGGACTGGTCTCATGATCGATTAATGCTGTCGACTATCATTAATCTGGAGCGTATGAATACAATAAATAATGTTGCGAGGTAA
- a CDS encoding DUF2160 domain-containing protein, whose protein sequence is MLSWMAWTWPTAIAFIALFSAMGLLTVQEIRSPGQSERRGVLGLKTTRGDRLFLTLLGSAYIFLAWLGFFGQPLWWPTGIAILWGIFCFRKV, encoded by the coding sequence ATGTTAAGCTGGATGGCGTGGACCTGGCCCACAGCCATAGCCTTTATCGCCTTGTTTTCGGCAATGGGTTTATTGACTGTGCAGGAAATTAGATCTCCGGGTCAAAGTGAGCGGCGAGGGGTCCTTGGGCTTAAAACCACTCGTGGTGATCGATTGTTTTTAACGCTCTTGGGATCGGCTTATATATTCCTTGCTTGGCTTGGTTTCTTTGGGCAACCACTTTGGTGGCCTACTGGTATTGCTATTCTTTGGGGAATTTTTTGCTTTCGTAAAGTGTGA
- a CDS encoding carbohydrate ABC transporter permease translates to MRAYNQKAWIFVLPVLLLVAFNALIPIMTVVNYSVQETFGDNVFFWQGLDWFEQLLRSDRFHAALGRQFLFTGLILLIEIPLGVAVALSMPRKGIWVPVCLVTMALPMLIPWNVVGAMWNIFTLPDIGLLGYFFNNVLGVSYDMTQDPLAAWITIVTMDVWHWTSLVVLLSYAGLVSIPDDYYRAARIDGASNFAVFRYIQLPKMKTVLTIAILLRFMDSFNIYTEPFVLTGGGPGNSTTLLSIDLVKIALGQFDLGPAAAMSLIYFAITLLVSWVFYSVMNNQSDEAG, encoded by the coding sequence ATGAGAGCGTATAATCAAAAAGCTTGGATCTTTGTTTTACCGGTTCTATTGCTTGTTGCCTTCAATGCATTGATTCCGATTATGACGGTGGTAAATTACTCTGTTCAGGAAACATTTGGAGACAATGTATTTTTCTGGCAAGGGTTAGATTGGTTCGAACAACTTTTGCGTTCTGACAGGTTTCATGCGGCGCTCGGGCGCCAATTCCTGTTTACAGGGTTGATATTGTTGATCGAGATACCTTTGGGTGTGGCTGTGGCCCTTTCCATGCCACGAAAAGGAATTTGGGTTCCCGTATGTCTTGTTACCATGGCGTTGCCAATGCTAATTCCATGGAACGTTGTCGGTGCCATGTGGAATATATTTACCTTGCCTGATATTGGTCTTCTTGGATATTTCTTCAATAATGTACTGGGTGTTTCCTACGACATGACGCAGGATCCGCTTGCCGCCTGGATCACGATCGTAACAATGGATGTCTGGCATTGGACTTCACTGGTGGTATTGCTTAGCTATGCCGGATTGGTTTCAATCCCCGACGATTATTATCGTGCGGCCCGAATTGATGGAGCCTCCAATTTTGCAGTATTCAGATATATTCAATTACCGAAAATGAAGACTGTTTTGACGATCGCGATATTACTTCGCTTTATGGACAGCTTCAATATCTACACGGAACCTTTCGTCTTAACGGGTGGTGGGCCGGGCAATTCAACAACATTACTATCAATCGATCTGGTGAAAATAGCGCTCGGCCAATTTGATTTGGGGCCTGCTGCTGCCATGTCCCTTATCTATTTTGCGATCACCTTGTTGGTGAGCTGGGTATTCTATTCTGTGATGAATAATCAATCGGACGAGGCGGGGTAG
- a CDS encoding SRPBCC domain-containing protein: MIPTKFKYFPELLGVALIMALMSGCSFKKTADAELFIPASPQAVWSVLMDAESYGDWNPFFTHVDGNFQAGDKLNIQMQSPNSDPMTISLTVKELVKNSEINLYGGIPWIMTFDLTHTFKPENGGTRISTHEEFHGLFIPFWDASWVSDAYDRMHKALKKRVADIKAMKEHDNALLHKSCNDLVDDSPLQCA, translated from the coding sequence ATGATCCCCACGAAATTCAAGTATTTTCCAGAACTACTTGGGGTGGCACTCATCATGGCGCTGATGAGCGGATGTTCCTTCAAAAAAACAGCTGACGCCGAGTTATTTATCCCGGCCAGCCCGCAGGCTGTCTGGTCCGTCTTAATGGATGCAGAAAGTTACGGGGACTGGAACCCCTTTTTCACACATGTTGACGGAAACTTTCAGGCCGGAGACAAACTGAACATTCAAATGCAATCGCCAAATTCCGACCCTATGACCATCTCTCTAACTGTGAAGGAATTGGTCAAAAACAGCGAAATTAATCTTTACGGCGGGATTCCGTGGATTATGACATTTGACCTGACACATACCTTCAAACCTGAGAACGGGGGGACCAGAATTTCCACACATGAAGAATTTCACGGCCTGTTCATCCCCTTCTGGGACGCAAGCTGGGTATCCGACGCCTATGACAGAATGCATAAGGCGCTGAAGAAACGCGTTGCAGATATCAAAGCGATGAAGGAGCATGACAATGCACTCTTACATAAATCGTGCAATGATCTGGTTGACGACAGCCCCCTCCAATGTGCCTAA
- a CDS encoding carbohydrate ABC transporter permease encodes MQKRNIVSILYILFLLLPIYWLVAMSFKTTNEILAGFSLFPQTWTIENYKTIFTDPTWYWGYINSIIYVSLNTVISVCVALPAAYAFSRYRFLGDRTLFFWLLTNRMAPAAVFALPFFQLYSSVSLFDTHLAVALAHCLFNIPLAVWILEGFMASVPKELDETAYVDGYSFLRFFTTIFIPTIKAGVGVAAFFCFMFSWVELLLAKTLTAVAAKPIAAIMTKTASSAGYELGLLAAAGTLTIIPGAIVIYFVRNYIAKGFAMGRV; translated from the coding sequence ATGCAAAAGCGAAATATTGTTTCGATTCTCTATATTCTGTTCCTCCTGCTGCCAATTTATTGGCTTGTGGCAATGAGTTTCAAGACAACCAACGAAATTCTTGCCGGTTTTTCCCTTTTCCCACAAACTTGGACCATTGAAAACTATAAGACAATTTTCACTGACCCAACCTGGTACTGGGGATACATAAATTCAATTATCTATGTATCACTTAACACCGTGATTTCAGTTTGCGTCGCGCTTCCAGCAGCCTATGCTTTTTCACGCTACCGTTTCTTGGGTGATAGAACTTTATTCTTTTGGCTCCTAACAAACAGAATGGCGCCTGCTGCAGTATTTGCCCTGCCATTTTTCCAGCTTTATTCATCTGTTAGCTTGTTCGATACTCATCTTGCTGTCGCTTTGGCGCATTGTTTATTTAACATTCCGTTAGCGGTCTGGATTTTGGAAGGTTTCATGGCCAGTGTCCCCAAAGAGCTGGACGAGACAGCCTATGTTGATGGCTATTCCTTCCTGCGTTTTTTCACGACAATTTTTATTCCGACTATTAAGGCTGGTGTAGGTGTTGCCGCATTTTTTTGCTTCATGTTCTCATGGGTAGAATTATTGCTAGCAAAAACACTAACTGCTGTTGCCGCGAAACCAATTGCGGCTATCATGACCAAAACCGCATCTTCGGCGGGATATGAACTTGGCTTGCTCGCCGCTGCAGGGACGCTGACTATTATTCCTGGCGCGATCGTCATCTATTTCGTTCGCAATTATATTGCCAAGGGCTTCGCGATGGGCAGGGTTTGA
- a CDS encoding adenylate/guanylate cyclase domain-containing protein, translating to MHSYINRAMIWLTTAPSNVPKDMVRYHVYWKIFYLIAALGHAMTLQMFYQTGVYFMAVFNIASIFIFVVALLLLNKGFYRTAFWGAIIELVAHGIAATICVGNDYGFQNFAFLVVVLLFVQPFYKLRISIFFASIVLTTAASVMFYSVHNPPIYTVPPEWADTMVISSMFSWPIYVMIMVLPFIRASARAEEEIATAYGESERLLLNILPAPIAERLKFSDDMIADDHDKVAVLFADIVGFTQMSDRLAPAELVKLLNKVFNQIDKLVVKYGVEKIKTIGDAYMIVAGVPNPDPNPEKTMAELALEMKNVVSQFKDPVTGDALQLRIGINTGSVVAGVIGNKKFAYDLWGDAVNIAARMEATSEVGHIQVTDEFASSLKDQFIFEPRGSVDIKGKGKMKTFYLKALTV from the coding sequence ATGCACTCTTACATAAATCGTGCAATGATCTGGTTGACGACAGCCCCCTCCAATGTGCCTAAAGATATGGTTCGTTATCATGTCTACTGGAAAATCTTTTACCTGATCGCTGCTCTGGGCCATGCCATGACGCTGCAGATGTTTTACCAGACGGGTGTTTATTTTATGGCGGTGTTCAATATCGCCAGTATTTTCATTTTTGTGGTGGCGCTTCTCCTATTGAATAAGGGGTTCTATCGAACCGCATTCTGGGGAGCAATTATAGAGCTTGTCGCTCATGGCATTGCGGCAACCATTTGCGTCGGCAACGATTACGGGTTTCAGAATTTCGCTTTCCTTGTCGTCGTTTTGCTCTTTGTTCAACCTTTCTACAAATTGCGAATATCGATCTTTTTTGCGTCCATTGTTCTGACAACGGCGGCATCCGTCATGTTTTATTCCGTCCATAATCCTCCCATTTATACGGTGCCGCCAGAATGGGCGGACACCATGGTCATCAGCTCGATGTTTTCCTGGCCAATATATGTTATGATAATGGTACTTCCTTTTATTCGCGCATCGGCCCGAGCCGAAGAAGAAATTGCGACAGCCTACGGGGAAAGCGAGCGCTTGCTGCTCAACATTCTACCCGCCCCTATTGCTGAACGTTTGAAGTTTTCTGATGACATGATTGCGGATGACCACGATAAAGTGGCCGTACTCTTCGCCGATATTGTCGGCTTTACACAAATGTCCGACCGCTTGGCGCCGGCAGAACTCGTGAAACTCTTGAACAAGGTCTTTAACCAGATTGACAAACTGGTTGTTAAATACGGCGTTGAAAAAATTAAAACCATTGGAGATGCCTATATGATTGTCGCCGGCGTTCCAAACCCTGATCCCAATCCGGAAAAAACCATGGCAGAGCTTGCCCTGGAAATGAAAAATGTTGTCTCTCAATTCAAAGACCCCGTAACGGGAGATGCGCTTCAACTGCGGATCGGGATAAATACGGGATCCGTCGTCGCCGGCGTGATCGGTAACAAAAAGTTCGCGTATGACCTGTGGGGAGATGCAGTCAACATCGCCGCCCGAATGGAAGCGACCAGCGAAGTTGGACACATCCAGGTCACAGACGAATTTGCCTCATCCCTGAAAGATCAATTCATTTTTGAACCGCGAGGATCTGTTGACATCAAAGGTAAAGGTAAAATGAAGACCTTCTATCTCAAAGCTTTGACCGTATAA
- a CDS encoding BlaI/MecI/CopY family transcriptional regulator yields MRQKKDNSLLTEVELEFMNAVWAIGEGTVREVMNNLSPPRELAYTSASTIMRILEQKKFLVSAKTEKSFVYSPTIDKADYQSKTLQHLSAKLFNNTPSSLVARLVDDENLSDDALQEIRDLLDIRLRTNDT; encoded by the coding sequence ATGCGGCAAAAGAAAGACAACTCCCTCCTAACTGAAGTAGAGTTAGAATTTATGAACGCAGTGTGGGCAATTGGTGAAGGCACCGTCCGGGAAGTGATGAATAATCTTTCGCCACCCCGTGAGCTTGCCTACACTTCTGCATCGACAATTATGCGTATTCTGGAACAGAAAAAATTTCTGGTTAGTGCCAAAACAGAAAAATCGTTTGTTTATTCTCCAACCATTGATAAGGCTGACTATCAGTCGAAAACCTTGCAGCATCTATCAGCAAAATTGTTCAATAATACGCCTTCTTCACTCGTGGCGAGATTGGTTGACGATGAAAACTTATCTGATGATGCCCTGCAGGAGATAAGGGATTTACTAGACATAAGGCTGAGGACAAATGACACCTGA
- a CDS encoding ABC transporter ATP-binding protein has product MAKITLSHLKHSYEPQPKGPEDYALQEIDLDWQDGGAYALLGPSGCGKSTLLNIISGLLIPSEGKILFDDRDVTAMSPDQRNIAQVFQFPVIYDTMTVYDNLAFPLRNRGVEETAVNKRVSEIAAMLEVEDILNRRASGLSPDNKQKISMGRGLVRDDVNVVMFDEPLTVIDPHLKWKLRSKLKELHHRVNATMIYVTHDQTEALTFADRVVVMDEGQVVQIGTPVELFERPEHTFVGHFIGSPGMNIIPCMIEGGAAKFMGQIIDLEGPIKSGVSTNCEIGIRPEFISFGESSLRGTVKKVSDIGRHKVVEVMLGDHKVAGIIEDIAPEKGDNIGVIFQKNQTRVYRDGWLVTEKAD; this is encoded by the coding sequence ATGGCAAAAATTACGCTCTCACATCTCAAGCATAGCTATGAACCTCAGCCGAAAGGCCCGGAAGATTATGCGTTGCAGGAAATTGACCTGGATTGGCAAGATGGCGGTGCCTATGCCTTGCTAGGGCCATCGGGCTGTGGAAAATCGACCCTTCTAAATATTATTTCAGGCCTACTGATCCCATCTGAAGGAAAGATACTGTTTGACGATCGAGATGTGACAGCGATGTCGCCTGATCAACGCAATATAGCGCAAGTGTTCCAATTTCCCGTTATTTACGACACGATGACAGTCTATGATAATTTAGCGTTTCCTCTTAGAAACCGCGGCGTTGAGGAAACGGCAGTAAATAAACGCGTTTCTGAGATAGCGGCGATGCTTGAAGTCGAAGACATTCTTAACCGCCGTGCCTCGGGATTGTCTCCTGACAACAAGCAGAAAATTTCAATGGGACGCGGGTTAGTACGAGACGATGTGAATGTTGTGATGTTCGATGAGCCACTAACCGTAATTGATCCACATCTTAAATGGAAACTCCGATCCAAGCTGAAAGAACTACATCATCGTGTAAACGCGACAATGATCTATGTCACCCACGATCAGACTGAAGCCTTGACGTTTGCTGATCGTGTTGTTGTCATGGATGAAGGTCAGGTTGTTCAAATTGGTACTCCTGTTGAGTTGTTTGAACGTCCGGAACATACGTTCGTTGGCCATTTTATCGGATCTCCCGGAATGAATATTATTCCTTGTATGATTGAAGGGGGTGCTGCGAAATTTATGGGTCAAATTATAGATTTAGAAGGACCAATTAAGTCTGGTGTTTCTACAAATTGTGAAATCGGTATAAGGCCGGAATTTATTTCCTTTGGAGAATCTAGCTTGCGAGGGACGGTCAAGAAGGTTTCCGATATTGGCCGCCATAAAGTAGTTGAGGTTATGTTAGGTGATCATAAAGTTGCTGGCATTATTGAAGATATTGCTCCAGAGAAGGGAGACAACATAGGTGTCATTTTTCAGAAAAATCAAACACGTGTTTATCGCGATGGCTGGTTAGTAACAGAAAAGGCGGACTGA
- a CDS encoding ABC transporter substrate-binding protein, with protein sequence MRKYLLSAVAACAVMAGTAVAHADGAAAKKWIDNEFQPSTLSKEQQMSEMQWFIDASKPYSGMEINVLSEGIPTHGYESEVLTKAFEEITGIKVNHQILGEGEVVQAVQTQMQTQRNLYDAYVNDSDLIGTHSRLQLAYNLTDFMAGEGSDVTNPMLDLDDFMGTQFTTGPDGDLYQLPDQQFANLYWFRKDWFDREDLKTAFKAKYGYDLGVPVNWSAYEDIAEFFSKDVKEIDGTTIYGHMDYGKRAPDLGWRMTDAWLSMAGAGSKGEPNGVPIDEWGIRMEAGTCNPTGASVSRGGAANGPAAVYAIRKWDEWLRSYAPPGAASYDFYQSLPALAQGNVAQQIFWYTAFTADMVKPQSEGNNTVDSNGIPLWRMAPSPHGPYWEKGQKVGYQDVGSWTILKSTPLDRAKAAWLYAQFVVSKTVDVKKSHVGLTFIRDSSVNHESFTERAGKLGGLVEFYRSPDRVAWSPTGVNVPDYPKLAQIWWQQIGDVNSGAFTPQQAMDRLAEEMDITMARMQRADETANVYGGCGPRLNEPKDVSEWLGKGGAKAKLANEKPAGETVNYDALVSRWQK encoded by the coding sequence ATGCGTAAATATCTTCTCTCTGCTGTAGCAGCCTGTGCTGTCATGGCGGGAACAGCAGTGGCACATGCAGATGGAGCCGCCGCGAAAAAATGGATCGATAATGAATTTCAACCATCGACACTCAGTAAAGAACAACAAATGTCTGAGATGCAGTGGTTTATTGATGCTTCAAAACCCTATTCCGGCATGGAAATCAACGTTTTGTCTGAAGGTATTCCAACACATGGATATGAATCAGAAGTACTGACAAAAGCGTTTGAAGAAATTACTGGTATTAAGGTCAATCACCAAATATTGGGTGAGGGTGAAGTTGTGCAAGCTGTGCAAACACAGATGCAAACACAAAGAAATCTTTATGACGCGTATGTAAATGACTCCGACTTGATTGGTACACATTCGCGTCTGCAGCTTGCCTATAACCTAACTGATTTCATGGCAGGCGAGGGGAGCGATGTAACAAATCCAATGCTGGACTTGGATGATTTCATGGGCACACAGTTTACAACTGGTCCAGACGGAGATTTATACCAGCTCCCTGATCAACAATTTGCCAACCTGTACTGGTTCCGGAAGGATTGGTTCGATCGCGAAGATTTAAAAACCGCATTCAAAGCAAAATATGGTTATGACCTTGGCGTGCCAGTAAACTGGTCGGCTTATGAGGATATTGCTGAATTTTTCTCAAAAGATGTCAAAGAAATTGACGGAACAACAATCTATGGTCACATGGATTACGGTAAGCGCGCTCCCGATCTTGGATGGCGTATGACAGATGCATGGTTATCAATGGCTGGCGCCGGTTCAAAAGGTGAACCAAATGGTGTGCCAATTGATGAATGGGGCATCCGTATGGAAGCTGGGACATGTAACCCAACCGGTGCTTCTGTATCACGTGGTGGCGCAGCAAATGGTCCAGCTGCAGTTTACGCAATTCGTAAGTGGGATGAATGGTTGCGGTCTTATGCACCTCCAGGTGCTGCCTCATATGATTTCTACCAGTCATTGCCTGCACTGGCCCAAGGAAATGTCGCACAGCAGATTTTCTGGTATACAGCCTTTACAGCTGACATGGTAAAACCCCAGTCTGAAGGGAATAACACTGTTGATAGCAATGGCATACCGTTATGGCGCATGGCCCCATCACCACACGGTCCATATTGGGAAAAAGGGCAAAAAGTTGGTTATCAAGACGTGGGCTCATGGACAATCTTGAAATCAACACCTCTTGATCGAGCAAAAGCAGCTTGGCTTTATGCACAATTCGTCGTGTCTAAAACTGTGGACGTGAAGAAATCTCATGTTGGTTTAACATTTATCCGTGATAGTTCCGTCAATCATGAATCATTTACAGAACGTGCTGGAAAACTTGGCGGCCTGGTAGAATTTTACCGTTCGCCAGATCGTGTTGCCTGGTCTCCAACAGGTGTCAACGTTCCTGATTACCCAAAACTCGCTCAAATTTGGTGGCAACAAATCGGTGACGTAAACTCTGGTGCTTTTACACCACAACAAGCAATGGATCGTTTGGCTGAAGAGATGGATATTACAATGGCCCGTATGCAACGCGCTGATGAAACTGCAAACGTATACGGCGGTTGTGGCCCTCGTTTGAACGAGCCTAAAGACGTATCCGAATGGCTGGGTAAAGGTGGAGCAAAGGCTAAGCTTGCCAATGAAAAGCCTGCAGGTGAAACAGTTAATTACGATGCTCTTGTTTCACGTTGGCAGAAGTAA
- a CDS encoding ABC transporter ATP-binding protein — MTLELIEVTKKVGIHTHIKPTSLMLEPGHFNVLLGKTGSGKTSLIKLMAGLDPLAAGKIIMNGKDISSVNTKKRNISLVHQFFVNYPHMTVFDNIASPLRVAGMARSEIEGRVEEAADILQLRPFLNRRPHQLSGGQQQRCALARAIAKKSDAVFLDEPLANLDYKLREELREQLPELFAGRGAVVVYATSEPEEALLLGGKTALIDDGQMTQFGSTAEIYRTPLNLASARVFSDPPINCAKVKKTKGLINMGNVAKWAVDEQTKNLADGDYLIAIRPYNVLPEKSNQTNVALEGIVKITELSGSESSAHFEMEDETWVSLAHGVHYFEIGSEHQFYMDVSKCFYFDLNGRVVGG, encoded by the coding sequence ATGACACTTGAGTTAATCGAAGTTACCAAGAAAGTTGGTATTCATACGCATATCAAGCCGACAAGCCTAATGCTTGAGCCCGGTCATTTTAATGTTCTGCTAGGTAAGACCGGTTCTGGAAAAACTTCTCTTATCAAATTGATGGCCGGACTTGACCCCTTGGCTGCTGGCAAGATTATTATGAACGGTAAGGATATCTCTTCGGTAAACACCAAAAAAAGAAATATTAGCCTTGTACATCAGTTTTTCGTTAATTATCCGCATATGACAGTGTTCGATAACATCGCTTCGCCATTGCGCGTGGCCGGTATGGCACGATCTGAAATAGAAGGCAGGGTAGAAGAAGCAGCGGATATTCTGCAACTTCGTCCATTTCTCAACCGACGCCCGCACCAACTTTCAGGCGGGCAACAGCAACGTTGCGCGTTAGCCCGCGCGATTGCCAAGAAAAGCGACGCAGTTTTTTTGGATGAGCCATTGGCAAATCTTGATTATAAATTACGCGAAGAACTTCGTGAGCAACTGCCGGAGCTTTTTGCGGGCCGTGGCGCAGTTGTTGTCTACGCGACATCTGAACCGGAGGAAGCCCTGTTGCTTGGCGGTAAAACTGCCCTTATTGACGATGGTCAGATGACTCAGTTTGGTTCAACCGCTGAAATTTATCGAACACCCTTAAACTTGGCTTCTGCACGCGTCTTTTCCGATCCTCCTATTAACTGCGCCAAAGTCAAGAAGACGAAGGGTCTGATTAATATGGGGAATGTCGCAAAATGGGCCGTGGACGAGCAGACGAAAAACCTAGCGGATGGTGACTACCTAATCGCCATCAGGCCATATAATGTACTGCCAGAAAAGTCTAATCAGACAAATGTTGCTCTGGAGGGAATTGTAAAGATCACTGAATTAAGCGGTTCTGAAAGTAGTGCCCATTTTGAAATGGAGGATGAAACATGGGTCTCGCTTGCACATGGAGTACATTATTTTGAAATCGGCTCTGAGCATCAATTTTATATGGATGTATCGAAATGTTTCTATTTTGATTTGAATGGCCGGGTTGTGGGTGGATAA